One Telluria mixta DNA window includes the following coding sequences:
- the atpA gene encoding F0F1 ATP synthase subunit alpha has translation MQLNSSEISELIKSRIQGLEGQADVRNQGTVISVADGICRIHGLSDVMQGEMLEFPGNTFGLAMNLERDSVGAVILGAYEGISEGDTVKTTGRILEVPIGPELRGRVVNALGQPIDGKGPVDAKLTAPIEKIAPGVIARESVSQPLQTGIKSIDAMVPIGRGQRELIIGDRQTGKSAVAVDAIINQKGQNVTCVYVAIGQKASTIKNIVRSLEEHGAMEYTIVVAASASESAAMQYISAYSGCAMGEYFRDRGEDALIVYDDLSKQAVAYRQISLLLRRPPGREAYPGDVFYLHSRLLERAARVNADYVEAFTGGAVKGKTGSLTALPIIETQAGDVSAFVPTNVISITDGQIFLETSLFNAGIRPAINAGISVSRVGGAAQTKVIKGLSGGIRTDLAQYRELAAFAQFASDLDESTRKQLDRGARVTELLKQKQYSPLPISLMAASLFAVNKGFFDSIDVKRVLDFEAGLHGFLKSSHGALLSKIEETKALDKDSEAALAAAVADFKKSF, from the coding sequence ATGCAACTTAATTCGTCTGAAATCAGCGAACTGATCAAGAGCCGCATCCAGGGCCTCGAAGGTCAGGCTGATGTTCGTAACCAAGGCACGGTGATCTCCGTCGCCGACGGTATCTGCCGCATCCATGGTCTGTCGGACGTGATGCAGGGCGAGATGCTGGAATTCCCGGGCAACACCTTCGGCCTCGCCATGAACCTCGAGCGCGACTCGGTCGGCGCCGTGATCCTGGGCGCCTACGAAGGCATCTCGGAAGGCGACACCGTCAAGACCACGGGCCGCATCCTGGAAGTGCCGATCGGTCCGGAACTGCGCGGCCGCGTCGTCAACGCACTGGGCCAGCCGATCGACGGCAAGGGTCCGGTCGACGCCAAGCTGACCGCCCCGATCGAAAAGATCGCCCCGGGCGTGATCGCCCGTGAATCCGTCTCGCAGCCGCTGCAGACCGGTATCAAGTCGATCGACGCGATGGTGCCGATCGGCCGTGGCCAGCGCGAGCTGATCATCGGCGACCGCCAGACCGGTAAATCGGCTGTCGCTGTCGACGCGATCATCAACCAGAAGGGCCAGAACGTCACCTGCGTGTACGTCGCAATCGGCCAGAAGGCATCGACCATCAAGAACATCGTCCGCTCGCTGGAAGAGCACGGCGCGATGGAATACACGATCGTCGTCGCCGCATCGGCGTCCGAATCGGCTGCAATGCAATACATCTCGGCCTACTCGGGCTGCGCGATGGGCGAATACTTCCGCGACCGCGGCGAAGACGCGCTGATCGTGTACGACGACCTGTCGAAGCAGGCAGTCGCTTATCGCCAGATCTCGCTGCTGCTGCGCCGTCCGCCGGGCCGCGAAGCGTACCCGGGCGACGTGTTCTACCTGCACAGCCGTCTGCTGGAGCGTGCCGCACGCGTCAACGCCGACTACGTCGAAGCCTTCACCGGCGGCGCCGTCAAGGGCAAGACCGGTTCGCTGACCGCACTGCCGATCATCGAAACGCAAGCGGGCGACGTCTCGGCATTCGTGCCGACCAACGTGATCTCGATTACCGACGGCCAGATCTTCCTGGAAACCTCGCTGTTCAACGCCGGTATCCGTCCGGCGATCAACGCAGGTATCTCGGTGTCGCGCGTCGGTGGCGCAGCCCAGACCAAGGTCATCAAGGGCCTGTCCGGCGGTATCCGTACCGACCTGGCACAGTACCGTGAACTGGCCGCGTTCGCGCAGTTCGCATCGGACCTGGACGAATCGACCCGCAAGCAGCTGGACCGCGGTGCGCGCGTGACCGAACTGCTGAAGCAGAAGCAGTACTCGCCGCTGCCGATCTCGCTGATGGCCGCTTCGCTGTTCGCCGTCAACAAGGGCTTCTTCGACAGCATCGACGTCAAGCGCGTGCTGGACTTCGAAGCGGGCCTGCACGGCTTCCTGAAGTCGAGCCACGGCGCGCTGCTGTCGAAGATCGAAGAGACCAAGGCACTGGACAAGGACAGCGAAGCAGCGCTGGCCGCCGCCGTCGCCGATTTCAAGAAGTCGTTCTAA